The following proteins are co-located in the Trichormus variabilis 0441 genome:
- a CDS encoding UbiD family decarboxylase codes for MARDLRGFIKILEERGQLQRISALVDPNLEIAEISNRMLQKGGPGLLFENVKGASFPVAVNLMGTVERICWAMNMQHPQELETLGKKLSMLQQPKPPKKISQAIDFGKVLFDVLKAKPGRDFFPACQQVVVQGDELNLNTLPLIRPYPGDAGKIITLGLVITKDCETGTPNVGVYRLQLQSKNTMTVHWLSVRGGARHLRKAAERGKKLEIAIALGVDPLIIMAAATPIPVDLSEWLFAGLYGGSGVQLAKCKTVDLEVPADSEFVLEGTITPGEVLPDGPFGDHMGYYGGVEDSPLIRFQCMTHRKDPIYLTTFSGRPPKEEAMMAIALNRIYTPILRQQVSEIVDFFLPMEALSYKAAIISIDKAYPGQARRAALAFWSALPQFTYTKFVIVVDKDINIRDPRQVVWAISSKVDPTRDVFILPNTPFDTLDFASEKIGLGGRMGIDATTKIPPETDHEWGAPLESDADVAAMVERRWAEYGLADLQLGEVDPNLFGYDMK; via the coding sequence ATGGCCAGAGATTTACGGGGATTCATTAAAATTTTAGAAGAAAGAGGACAATTACAGCGAATTTCTGCTTTAGTTGACCCAAATTTAGAAATTGCGGAAATTTCTAACCGAATGCTGCAAAAAGGTGGGCCGGGCTTATTATTTGAAAATGTCAAAGGAGCATCCTTCCCGGTAGCGGTCAATTTGATGGGAACGGTGGAGAGGATATGCTGGGCGATGAATATGCAGCATCCCCAAGAATTAGAGACTCTGGGTAAAAAGCTGAGTATGTTGCAACAACCAAAACCCCCTAAGAAAATTTCTCAGGCGATAGATTTTGGTAAAGTGCTGTTTGATGTGTTGAAAGCGAAACCGGGACGGGATTTTTTTCCGGCTTGTCAGCAAGTAGTAGTTCAAGGTGATGAGCTAAATTTAAATACGTTACCTTTAATACGTCCTTACCCTGGTGATGCAGGGAAGATTATTACCTTGGGACTAGTGATTACAAAGGATTGTGAGACAGGCACGCCAAATGTAGGAGTGTATCGCTTACAACTACAATCCAAGAATACGATGACCGTACACTGGCTATCAGTGCGGGGTGGGGCGAGACATTTACGCAAAGCTGCTGAACGTGGTAAAAAATTAGAGATTGCGATCGCCCTTGGTGTAGATCCTTTAATTATCATGGCAGCTGCCACACCCATTCCCGTAGATTTATCTGAATGGCTGTTTGCTGGACTATATGGCGGTTCTGGTGTGCAGTTAGCCAAATGTAAAACTGTAGATTTAGAAGTTCCCGCAGATTCCGAATTTGTCCTAGAAGGAACTATTACACCAGGGGAAGTGTTACCAGACGGCCCCTTTGGCGACCACATGGGCTATTACGGTGGTGTAGAAGATTCTCCCTTGATTCGCTTCCAGTGCATGACCCACCGCAAAGACCCGATTTATTTGACCACATTTAGCGGTCGTCCACCCAAAGAAGAAGCGATGATGGCGATCGCACTCAATCGCATTTATACTCCAATTCTACGGCAACAGGTATCAGAAATTGTTGATTTTTTCCTGCCAATGGAAGCCTTGAGTTACAAAGCGGCGATTATTTCCATTGATAAAGCATACCCCGGACAAGCAAGAAGGGCAGCCTTAGCCTTTTGGAGTGCTTTACCCCAATTCACTTACACCAAATTTGTTATTGTCGTTGATAAAGACATAAATATTCGTGACCCCCGTCAAGTAGTATGGGCAATTAGTTCTAAAGTTGACCCCACACGAGATGTATTTATTCTCCCCAATACACCATTTGACACCTTAGATTTTGCTAGTGAAAAAATTGGTTTGGGTGGACGGATGGGAATTGATGCAACTACCAAGATTCCCCCAGAAACAGACCACGAATGGGGCGCACCTTTAGAATCTGATGCAGATGTAGCGGCGATGGTAGAAAGACGATGGGCTGAATATGGTTTAGCCGACTTGCAATTAGGGGAAGTCGACCCTAATTTGTTTGGTTACGATATGAAGTAG
- a CDS encoding carotenoid oxygenase family protein, translating to MTTTAVNPYLEGNFAPVHEEITTDTLKVIGELPPDLSGMFIRNGPNPQWTPIGQYHWFDGDGMLHGVRISNGKATYRNRYVRTQRWQIEHEAGQAIWTGFMEPPQPELPSRNTGNTALIWHAGQLLALWEGGAPHAIQVPDLETIGEYTYNNQLSSAFTAHPKVDPATGEMMFFGYSFAPPYLHYSVVSATGELVRTIPIDLPMGVMMHDFAITANYTIFMDLPLTFSVERMQRGEPMLMFESDRPSRFGILPRHGDNSHIRWFTAPSCYVFHTLNAYEDKDEVVLFACPMRSTTVLASPDSQTDPEADIPRLHRWRFNLKTGKVHEEMLDDVASEFPRINENFLGQATKYGYTSRLAKGSIPLFEGLIKYDLSNAKSQNYEYGQGRYGSEAVFVPRPGATVEDDGWLITYVYDIGEDSSELVVINAQDINSEPIARVLLPQRVPYGFHGIWVTEEQLNFGRI from the coding sequence ATGACTACAACAGCAGTCAATCCCTATCTAGAGGGTAATTTTGCACCTGTCCACGAAGAAATTACCACTGACACCTTAAAAGTTATCGGCGAACTTCCCCCTGATTTATCAGGGATGTTTATCCGCAACGGCCCGAACCCTCAATGGACACCCATCGGACAATATCACTGGTTTGATGGTGATGGGATGTTACACGGTGTCAGAATTAGTAATGGTAAAGCTACTTATCGCAATCGCTACGTCCGCACTCAAAGATGGCAAATTGAACATGAGGCGGGTCAAGCCATCTGGACAGGATTTATGGAACCACCCCAGCCAGAACTCCCCAGTAGAAACACTGGAAATACTGCCCTTATCTGGCACGCGGGACAACTATTAGCATTATGGGAAGGCGGCGCGCCCCATGCAATTCAAGTTCCTGATTTAGAAACTATTGGTGAGTACACCTACAATAACCAGCTAAGTTCTGCTTTTACCGCCCATCCTAAGGTAGACCCAGCAACAGGGGAAATGATGTTTTTCGGCTACTCATTTGCACCACCATATCTGCATTACAGCGTGGTTTCCGCCACCGGGGAATTGGTGAGAACAATACCTATAGATTTACCAATGGGGGTGATGATGCACGACTTTGCTATCACTGCCAACTACACAATTTTTATGGATTTGCCCTTGACCTTTAGTGTAGAACGGATGCAACGGGGAGAACCTATGCTAATGTTTGAGAGCGATCGCCCTAGTCGCTTTGGTATTCTACCTCGTCATGGTGACAATAGTCATATTCGCTGGTTTACAGCTCCATCTTGCTACGTTTTCCACACTCTCAACGCCTACGAGGACAAAGACGAAGTAGTACTTTTTGCCTGTCCCATGCGTTCCACCACCGTCCTAGCTTCCCCAGATTCCCAAACAGACCCAGAAGCAGACATTCCCCGTTTACATCGTTGGCGCTTTAACCTCAAAACTGGGAAAGTACATGAAGAAATGCTGGATGATGTCGCCTCAGAATTTCCCCGTATCAATGAAAATTTCTTAGGACAAGCAACGAAATATGGCTACACTAGTCGGTTAGCAAAAGGTTCTATACCTTTGTTTGAGGGTTTAATTAAATACGACCTCAGCAATGCTAAGTCCCAAAATTATGAATATGGACAAGGACGTTATGGGAGTGAAGCTGTTTTTGTACCTCGTCCTGGTGCAACAGTTGAAGATGATGGTTGGTTAATCACTTACGTTTATGATATTGGTGAGGATAGTTCTGAATTAGTTGTCATAAATGCCCAAGATATTAATAGTGAACCGATAGCGCGAGTGCTACTTCCCCAACGAGTACCTTACGGTTTTCATGGTATCTGGGTTACTGAAGAACAGTTGAATTTTGGAAGAATATAA
- a CDS encoding Uma2 family endonuclease: protein MTITTTETTSLKEFLKLPYIDESPAWEYINSQVIQKPMPGGKHSLLQKRLVAVIDTAGTDYEAFPELRCTCDNRSVVADVAVVATNQIPLDDSGDIISTGINFAPNWVIEILSPDQSQTRVTGNILHCIKNGTQLGWLIDPSERSIIVYQPANLPDLLFGEDVLPVLEGINLTITVNQIFAWLQRRDK from the coding sequence ATGACAATTACAACTACAGAAACTACTAGTTTAAAAGAGTTTTTAAAACTCCCATACATAGATGAGTCACCAGCATGGGAGTATATTAACAGTCAAGTGATTCAAAAACCTATGCCAGGGGGAAAACATAGCCTTTTGCAGAAACGTTTAGTTGCAGTAATTGATACAGCAGGGACTGATTATGAAGCTTTTCCGGAATTGCGTTGTACCTGTGATAATCGTTCAGTAGTTGCAGATGTGGCTGTAGTTGCTACAAATCAAATACCATTAGATGATAGTGGAGATATAATTAGCACTGGCATCAACTTCGCACCAAATTGGGTAATTGAAATCCTCTCCCCTGACCAAAGCCAAACTAGAGTAACTGGCAATATTTTACACTGTATAAAAAATGGTACTCAACTAGGATGGTTAATAGATCCTAGTGAACGTTCAATTATTGTTTATCAGCCGGCAAATCTGCCTGATTTATTATTTGGCGAAGATGTGTTACCTGTATTAGAAGGTATAAATCTGACGATTACTGTTAATCAAATATTTGCTTGGTTGCAACGAAGAGATAAATAA
- the arsC gene encoding arsenate reductase, glutathione/glutaredoxin type, giving the protein MKKVMFVCKHNSRRSQMAEGFTKILGKDNIAVTSAGLAVSQIDPFTVEVMSEIGIDISSQTSKPLENFHPEEYDAVISLCGCGVNLPEAWILRDIFEDWQLDDPQGKSIEAFRRVRDEIKERVVKLIALLN; this is encoded by the coding sequence ATGAAAAAAGTCATGTTTGTATGTAAGCATAATTCCCGGCGATCGCAAATGGCAGAGGGCTTTACTAAAATATTAGGTAAAGATAATATCGCTGTGACTAGTGCAGGTTTAGCAGTTAGTCAGATAGATCCATTTACAGTAGAAGTCATGTCAGAAATTGGGATTGATATTAGTAGCCAGACTTCTAAGCCTTTAGAAAATTTCCATCCAGAAGAGTATGATGCCGTAATTTCCTTATGTGGTTGTGGTGTGAATTTACCAGAAGCTTGGATATTACGAGATATATTTGAAGATTGGCAACTTGATGATCCTCAAGGAAAATCAATAGAAGCTTTTCGCCGTGTGCGTGATGAGATTAAAGAAAGAGTTGTCAAATTAATCGCATTACTCAACTAA
- the arsB gene encoding ACR3 family arsenite efflux transporter: protein MSLNQQTKSNLSFFEKYLTLWVFLCIFVGIALGRLFPELAVKLDAISVYQVSIPIAVCLFFMMYPIMVKIDFTQAMNAIRTPKPVILTLVVNWLIKPFTMVAFSQFFLGWLFRPLITGTELIRGGEVAIANSYIAGTILLGIAPCTAMVLMWGYLSYGNQGHTLVMVAVNSLAMLFLYAPLGRWLLAANDLTVPWQTIVLSVLIYVGLPLIAGIYSRYWIFKYKGREWFESRFLKYLSPIAITALLLTLILLFAFKGELIVKNPLHILLIAVPLFIQTNFIFLITYVAALKLNLAYEDAAPAALIGASNHFEVAIATAVMLFGLNSGAALATVVGVLIEVPVMLMLVELCKRTASWFPRQPEKATLRDPRCITSFH, encoded by the coding sequence ATGAGCCTGAATCAACAAACCAAAAGTAATCTCAGCTTTTTTGAAAAATACCTCACATTATGGGTGTTTTTGTGCATCTTTGTCGGCATAGCTTTAGGAAGATTATTCCCAGAGTTAGCGGTAAAACTAGATGCTATCAGTGTTTATCAAGTATCAATTCCCATTGCAGTATGTCTGTTTTTCATGATGTATCCCATCATGGTGAAGATAGACTTTACGCAAGCGATGAATGCAATCCGCACCCCAAAACCTGTAATTCTGACTCTGGTGGTGAACTGGTTAATTAAACCATTTACGATGGTGGCTTTTTCTCAGTTCTTTTTAGGCTGGTTGTTTCGTCCCTTAATTACAGGTACAGAATTAATTCGTGGTGGTGAAGTAGCGATCGCCAACTCTTACATAGCTGGGACGATTTTACTAGGAATTGCCCCCTGTACAGCAATGGTTTTGATGTGGGGTTATCTTTCCTATGGGAATCAAGGTCACACTTTGGTGATGGTGGCTGTTAATTCTCTAGCAATGCTATTTTTGTACGCACCTTTGGGAAGGTGGTTATTAGCAGCAAATGATTTAACCGTACCGTGGCAAACTATCGTTTTGTCGGTGCTAATTTACGTCGGGTTGCCATTAATCGCTGGCATATATAGCCGTTACTGGATTTTTAAATACAAAGGTAGAGAATGGTTTGAAAGTCGATTTCTTAAATATCTCAGTCCCATTGCTATTACGGCTTTACTACTAACTTTAATCTTGCTATTTGCTTTTAAGGGCGAATTAATAGTTAAGAATCCCCTACATATTTTATTGATTGCTGTACCACTATTTATTCAAACTAATTTTATCTTTTTAATCACTTATGTAGCAGCTTTGAAGCTCAATCTTGCTTACGAAGACGCTGCGCCAGCCGCCTTAATTGGAGCTAGCAATCATTTTGAAGTGGCGATCGCTACAGCCGTGATGCTGTTTGGTTTGAACTCTGGCGCTGCACTCGCCACAGTGGTGGGTGTTTTAATTGAAGTTCCCGTTATGTTGATGTTAGTCGAGTTATGCAAACGCACAGCATCTTGGTTCCCGCGCCAGCCGGAAAAGGCAACATTACGAGATCCACGCTGTATCACTTCTTTTCACTGA
- the arsJ gene encoding organoarsenical effux MFS transporter ArsJ, which yields MTTTASKANFKNYILVTLAYWGFTITDGALRMLVLLYFNKIGYTPLEIASLFLFYEIFGIVTNFLGGWIGSQLGLKVTLYTGIGLQIFSLVMLAYLNPSWAQWLAVMYVMVAQAFSGIAKDLTKMSSKSAIRLVVPQDDQSSLFKWVAILTGSKNALKGVGFFVGSALLGLFGFVNSLLVMAGGLLLLMFTGLMLPKGMGKIKKKVKFSQLFSKSPEINILSAARFFLFGSRDVWFVVALPVFLREVLGWSFYQVGGFLAVWVIGYGIIQSSAPSLIRRFGSGRPPQSKTIQFWTLTLTAVPAAIALALQFGIPANFAIVGGLLVFGVVFAFNSAVHSYLVLAFTDDDKVALNVGFYYMANSGGRLAGTVLSGLVYQWLGLVGCLWTSAFLVLGAAIVSLRLPDPQPSKAIAWKAGDGD from the coding sequence ATGACAACTACAGCTTCTAAAGCCAATTTCAAAAACTATATTCTCGTAACTCTAGCCTATTGGGGTTTCACTATCACTGATGGCGCTCTAAGAATGCTGGTGCTGCTTTATTTCAATAAAATCGGCTACACTCCCTTAGAAATCGCCTCTTTATTCCTGTTTTACGAAATATTCGGTATTGTCACCAACTTTTTAGGCGGTTGGATTGGCTCACAATTAGGATTGAAGGTTACTCTCTACACCGGCATTGGTTTACAGATTTTCTCTTTAGTGATGCTGGCATATCTCAATCCTAGTTGGGCGCAGTGGTTGGCTGTGATGTATGTGATGGTAGCTCAGGCGTTTTCGGGAATTGCCAAAGATTTAACCAAGATGAGTTCTAAAAGTGCGATTCGCTTGGTGGTTCCCCAAGATGACCAGTCTTCCTTATTTAAGTGGGTAGCTATATTAACGGGTTCTAAAAATGCTCTCAAGGGAGTAGGCTTTTTTGTTGGTAGCGCCTTGTTAGGTTTGTTTGGCTTTGTCAATTCCCTGTTAGTTATGGCAGGGGGATTGTTACTGCTGATGTTTACTGGGTTAATGTTGCCTAAAGGCATGGGCAAAATTAAGAAGAAAGTTAAATTTAGCCAACTGTTTTCTAAAAGTCCAGAGATTAATATCCTCTCAGCCGCCCGATTCTTTCTTTTTGGTTCGCGGGATGTCTGGTTTGTAGTGGCGTTACCAGTGTTCTTGCGTGAGGTTTTAGGTTGGTCGTTTTACCAAGTGGGTGGATTTTTGGCGGTGTGGGTGATTGGTTATGGAATTATTCAATCGTCTGCACCATCGCTGATTAGGCGGTTTGGTTCTGGTCGTCCGCCACAATCAAAGACTATCCAATTTTGGACATTGACACTAACTGCTGTGCCAGCTGCGATCGCCCTAGCTTTGCAGTTTGGTATACCTGCTAATTTTGCCATAGTTGGGGGACTGCTCGTGTTTGGTGTGGTGTTTGCGTTCAATTCTGCGGTTCACTCTTACTTAGTTTTGGCGTTCACCGACGATGACAAAGTAGCCCTAAACGTCGGCTTCTACTATATGGCGAACTCCGGCGGTAGATTAGCAGGTACAGTTTTATCTGGTTTGGTATATCAATGGCTAGGCTTAGTTGGCTGTCTGTGGACATCTGCGTTTTTGGTACTAGGTGCAGCCATAGTTTCCCTGAGATTACCAGATCCTCAACCAAGTAAAGCGATCGCCTGGAAAGCTGGAGATGGAGATTAA
- a CDS encoding ArsJ-associated glyceraldehyde-3-phosphate dehydrogenase, whose translation MKIRVGINGFGRMGRLALRAAWGWPELEFVHINEIKGGAVAAAHLLKFDSVHGRWTPEVEAEGERVLIDSTPLSFSEYGKPEDVPWEDFGVDLVLECSGKFRTPATLDPYFKRGVQKVIVAAPVKEEALNIVMGVNDYLYEPEKHHLLTAASCTTNCLAPVVKVIHEGLGIKHGIITTIHDNTNTQTLVDAPHKDLRRARATSLSLIPTTTGSATAIALIYPELKGKLNGIAVRVPLLNASLTDCVFEVNRPTTVEEINALLKAASEQAPLQGILGYEERPLVSIDYKDDPRSSIIDALSTMVVDETQVKILAWYDNEWGYVNRMVELARKVALSLK comes from the coding sequence ATGAAAATTCGTGTTGGTATCAACGGATTTGGTAGGATGGGGCGGCTGGCTTTACGGGCTGCATGGGGTTGGCCGGAACTGGAATTTGTGCATATTAATGAAATAAAAGGTGGTGCAGTTGCAGCAGCCCATTTGCTCAAATTTGATTCTGTTCACGGACGCTGGACACCAGAAGTAGAAGCAGAGGGGGAACGCGTCCTGATTGATAGTACACCTCTGAGTTTTAGTGAGTATGGCAAACCGGAAGATGTACCCTGGGAAGACTTTGGTGTTGATTTAGTCCTAGAATGTTCTGGCAAATTTCGGACTCCTGCAACCCTCGACCCTTATTTCAAACGTGGAGTGCAGAAGGTAATTGTGGCTGCACCTGTGAAGGAAGAAGCCTTAAATATTGTCATGGGAGTGAATGACTATTTATATGAGCCGGAAAAGCATCACCTTTTAACTGCGGCTTCCTGTACAACCAACTGTTTAGCCCCAGTGGTGAAAGTGATTCACGAAGGCTTGGGGATTAAACATGGCATTATTACCACCATCCATGACAACACCAATACTCAAACCCTAGTCGATGCGCCCCACAAAGATTTACGGCGCGCACGGGCTACCAGTTTATCACTAATTCCCACCACTACAGGATCAGCAACAGCGATCGCCTTAATTTACCCAGAACTCAAAGGTAAACTCAACGGTATCGCGGTGCGAGTACCACTGCTCAACGCTTCCCTCACAGACTGTGTGTTTGAAGTTAACCGACCAACCACAGTCGAAGAAATTAACGCACTCCTCAAAGCTGCATCTGAACAAGCACCACTCCAAGGCATCCTGGGCTATGAAGAACGTCCTTTAGTCTCCATCGACTACAAAGACGACCCTCGTTCTTCCATCATTGATGCCCTTTCCACAATGGTTGTAGACGAAACACAAGTAAAAATTCTGGCTTGGTATGACAACGAATGGGGTTACGTCAACCGTATGGTTGAACTCGCTCGTAAGGTTGCATTAAGTCTCAAATAG
- a CDS encoding PstS family phosphate ABC transporter substrate-binding protein, which yields MKTTAEKLALTLGIFAVVSGCTATSNNSAQTQDSAKVTEVANSTKVASVTVDGSSTVYPITQAIAKEFQANSKNNLQVQVNISGTGGGFTKFCAGQTDINNASRPITQAEMADCNRNGIRYIELPVAFDALTIAVNPQNDWAKDITVAELKKIWEPGAEGKITRWNQVRASWPDRPLNLYGAGKQSGTFDYFTEAITGKAKASRNDYTASEDDEVLVAGISKDPNALGYFGYAYYEENQKSLKVLAVDNGKGAITPSRETVEKSKYQPLSRPLFIYVNPWSSQNKSAVYQFADYYIKQAPKTAKAVGYVPLSSEAYQINYVHLNQGKAGTVFAGKSQFDLTLGELLRKQKQF from the coding sequence ATGAAAACAACAGCAGAGAAATTGGCTCTCACGCTGGGGATTTTTGCTGTCGTCAGTGGTTGCACAGCTACATCTAATAACTCGGCTCAAACTCAGGATTCAGCAAAAGTCACCGAAGTTGCTAATTCAACGAAAGTAGCGAGTGTGACAGTTGACGGTTCGAGTACAGTTTATCCGATTACCCAGGCGATCGCTAAAGAGTTTCAAGCAAACTCCAAAAATAATCTCCAAGTTCAAGTGAATATTTCCGGTACTGGTGGCGGTTTTACCAAATTTTGTGCAGGGCAAACAGATATAAATAATGCCTCTCGACCGATTACGCAAGCAGAGATGGCAGATTGTAACCGCAACGGCATCAGGTATATAGAATTACCAGTGGCTTTTGATGCCTTAACTATCGCCGTGAATCCCCAAAATGATTGGGCAAAAGATATTACCGTTGCCGAACTGAAAAAGATTTGGGAACCTGGGGCAGAAGGGAAAATCACCCGTTGGAATCAAGTACGCGCATCTTGGCCAGATAGACCATTAAATTTATACGGTGCTGGTAAACAGTCTGGGACATTTGATTACTTTACAGAAGCCATCACAGGTAAGGCGAAAGCCAGCCGTAACGACTACACAGCTAGCGAAGATGATGAAGTTTTAGTAGCAGGTATTAGTAAAGACCCGAATGCTTTAGGTTATTTTGGCTATGCCTATTATGAAGAAAACCAAAAAAGCTTAAAAGTATTAGCAGTTGATAATGGTAAAGGTGCAATTACACCATCACGAGAAACAGTAGAAAAATCTAAATATCAGCCCCTTTCTCGACCTTTATTTATCTACGTCAATCCTTGGTCATCCCAAAATAAAAGTGCAGTTTATCAGTTTGCAGATTACTACATTAAACAAGCGCCAAAAACTGCCAAAGCTGTGGGTTATGTACCCTTATCCAGCGAAGCTTACCAAATTAATTATGTTCACTTAAATCAAGGTAAAGCAGGAACAGTATTTGCTGGTAAATCTCAGTTTGATTTAACGCTTGGTGAATTATTACGCAAGCAAAAGCAATTTTAA
- a CDS encoding CobW family GTP-binding protein has protein sequence MQSAVTDNSQPMNAPKQGMPVTIITGFLGSGKTTLLNHILSNQQGLKTAVLVNEFGEIGIDNELIVSTDENMVELSNGCICCTINNDLVDAVYKVLEKEEKLDYLVVETTGLADPLPVALTFLGTELRDLTRLDSIITVVDAANYSLDLFNSQAAYSQIAYGDVILLNKTDLVDEASLNDLERKINEVKEGARILRTKRSQVPLPLILSVGLFESDKYYDAADDHSHDHHDHDHDHDHSTCEHDHHDHEHDHSACSHDHHDHDHSACGHDHHDHEHHHHHSDHLENDGFTSISFQSDQPFSIRKFQYFLDNQLPTNIFRAKGIMWFDESPKRHIFHLCGKRFTLDDEEWKGTPKNQLVLIGQNLDRETLLTQLENCVCLPSTSRGKGFGK, from the coding sequence ATGCAATCAGCAGTCACCGATAATTCTCAACCAATGAATGCTCCCAAACAAGGAATGCCAGTCACAATTATTACTGGATTTCTTGGTAGTGGCAAGACAACTTTACTCAATCATATTCTCAGCAATCAACAGGGTTTAAAAACCGCCGTTTTGGTCAATGAGTTTGGAGAAATCGGCATTGACAACGAGTTAATTGTTTCCACCGATGAGAACATGGTGGAATTGAGTAACGGTTGTATTTGCTGCACTATTAATAATGATTTAGTCGATGCTGTATACAAAGTTTTAGAAAAGGAAGAAAAGCTAGATTATTTAGTTGTGGAAACAACTGGACTAGCCGACCCTTTACCAGTAGCCCTGACTTTTTTGGGTACAGAACTGCGGGATTTAACCCGGTTGGATTCGATTATCACCGTAGTGGATGCAGCCAATTACAGTTTAGATTTATTCAACTCACAAGCGGCTTACAGCCAAATCGCTTACGGTGATGTCATTCTGTTGAACAAGACAGATTTGGTTGATGAAGCCAGCTTGAATGATTTGGAAAGAAAAATCAATGAAGTCAAAGAAGGTGCGAGGATTTTAAGAACGAAGCGATCGCAAGTTCCCCTCCCCTTAATCTTAAGTGTGGGTCTATTTGAGTCGGATAAGTATTATGATGCAGCCGATGACCATAGTCACGACCATCACGACCATGACCACGACCATGATCACTCAACTTGTGAGCATGATCATCATGACCATGAGCATGATCATTCAGCTTGCAGTCACGACCATCACGATCATGATCATTCAGCTTGCGGTCATGACCATCACGACCACGAACACCATCATCACCACTCAGACCATTTAGAAAACGATGGTTTCACCTCAATATCTTTCCAAAGTGATCAACCATTTTCGATTCGCAAGTTTCAATATTTTCTAGATAACCAACTTCCCACAAATATTTTCCGCGCCAAGGGGATTATGTGGTTTGATGAAAGTCCCAAACGTCACATTTTCCACCTATGTGGTAAACGCTTTACTTTAGATGATGAGGAATGGAAAGGCACACCTAAAAACCAATTAGTATTGATTGGTCAAAATTTAGATCGTGAAACCTTACTCACTCAATTAGAAAACTGTGTCTGTCTTCCTTCTACCAGCCGAGGTAAAGGTTTTGGCAAATAG